The genomic segment TGCCGGATTCTATGCGCTCTATGAGGTCGTCCGGTTCAATGTCGATGACTTCGATCAGTTCCGCCCGGTCGAATACGTCGTCGGGCACGCGTTCGGCGACGGTTACCCCTGTGATCGAGGCGACGATGTCGTTGAGGCTCTCGATGTGCTGCACGTTGACGGTGGTATAGACGTCGATCCCGTAACGCAGCAGCTCTTTGATGTCCTGGTAGCGCTTTACATGGCGCGAACCGGCGGCGTTCGTGTGGGCCAGTTCGTCGACCAGTATCAGCTGGGGATGGCGGGCGAGCGCTCCGTCGAGGTCAAATTCGCTGAGCTTCATGCCCTTGTACTCGACGCTCCGCGTCGGCAGCACCTCAAGGCCCGCAAGCAGCTTCATCGTTTCGGGGCGCGTGTGCGGCTCCACGTAGCCGACGACCACGTCCACGCCCTGTTTCTTCGCGCGTCGCGCCGCCTCGAGCATCGCGTAGGTTTTGCCGACGCCGGCGGCGTAGCCGAAGAATATTTTCAGCGTCCCCTCGCCCTTGTCCGGCTGGCTTTTCAGCTGCGAGAGCAGCTCTTCGGGGGTGGGGCGTCTCATCTCTTTCATCTCATCTTCCCCTTTTTAACGGGCGCAGCCCGCCGCCATTAGGATGGCGGCGGGAACTTTTTTCGCCGTTACTTCTTTAGGATTCCATCCAGCTCAAGGTTGACCTTCAGGACGTGGACGCGCGGTTCGCCCATGATCCCCAGAAAACGTCCCTCGGTGTGTTTCTTGATGATCTCCGTCACCCTCTCTTCCGTGAGGCCGGTGGCCGCCGCGATGCGCGGTACCTGGTAGAGCGCGGCGGCGGGGGAGATGTGGGGATCGAGGCCGCCGCCGGAGCTGGTGACCAGCTCAACGGGAACGGGTCTGTCTCCCATCGCAGGGTTTGCCGCGCGTATCTCTTTAACGCGTTCGGTGATCAGCCCTTCAAGCTTTTCTCCTGCGGGGCTCAGGTTGGAGGGCCAGGCATAGGCCGCCGGTTTGCCGTCAGCGCCGGTGAAGCCGGTGTCGACGTTCATCTGGCGTCCCCAGAGGTGGGCGGGCGACCTGTAGAGCTGCCCGAGGTTCTCCGCGCCGTATTTTCGCCCCTCGATCCTGATGATGGAGCCGTTAGCCTGGTAGGGGAAGGCGATTTTGGCGATCGCCGTCACCGCGAGGGGATAGATGATCCCCGTGATTACCGTCATCAGCGCGAAATATATTATCGAACGTATTGTGACTATTCTCAATGTCATGATCGTACCTCTTTTCAAGCGGTCTTTTAGGCCAGAATTCCGGTCCCGATAAGGATCATGTCGATGATCTTTATCGCGATGAAGGGAATGACGATCCCGCCGACGCCGTAGATCATCAAATTTCTCATCAGCAGCTGTCCCGAGGATTCCTCTTTGTATTTTACCCCCCGGAGCGCGAGCGGGATGAGCGCCACGATGATCAGCGCGTTATAGATCACCGCGGAGAAGATGGCGCTCTCCGGGCTGTGCAGCTTCATGATGTTCAGCGCCTGAAGCTGCGGGAAGAGGACGACGAAGAGCGCCGGGATGATCGCGAAGTATTTCGCGAGGTCGTTGGCGATGGAGAAGGTCGTCAGCGCGCCGCGGGTCATCAGCAGCTGCTTTCCGATACGGACGATCTCTATCAGCTTCGTCGGGGAGGAATCGAGGTCGACCATATTGCCGGCCTCCTTAGCCGCCTGCGTGCCGGTGTTCATCGCCACCGCGACGTCGGCCTGGGCGAGCGCGGGGGCGTCGTTCGAGCCGTCGCCCGTCATCGCCACCAGATGCCCTTTGGCCTGGTAGTCGCGGATCAGGGCGAGCTTCGCCTCAGGCGTCGCCTCGGCGAGAAAATCGTCGACCCCCGCCTCCGCCGCGATCGCCGTCGCCGTCACGGGGTTGTCGCCGGTGATCATGATCGTCCTGATGCCCATTTTGCGCAGGTCCGCGAACTTTTCCTTCACACCGTCCTTGATGATGTCCTTCAGATAGATCACGCCCAGCACGCGGCCGTTCTTGGCGACTACAAGCGGCGTGCCGCCGAGCTTCGCGACGCGGTCTATGACGTTGCGGCACTCTTCGCTGAAATGGCCGCCCGCCTTTTCGACGTAGGCGCGGATGGCGTCCGAAGCGCCCTTTCTGATCTCGCCCTCTTTGCAGTTCACGCCGCTCATGCGCGTCGTCGCGCTGAAGGGGATGAAGGAGAGGCGCTCGTTTTCCAGCTGGCGTTCGCGGATGCCGAACTCCTGCTTGGCGAGGACGACGATGCTGCGCCCCTCGGGGGTCTCGTCCGCGAGGGAGGATAGCTGCGCCGCGTCGGCGAGGTCGCGTTTGGAACAGCCGTCTACGGGGATGAACTCGCTCGCCTGGCGGTTGCCGAGGGTTATGGTGCCCATCTTGTCAAGCAGCAGGATGTCCACGTCGCCCGCCGCTTCGATCGCGCGGCCGCTCATTGCTAGCACGTTGGCGCGGTTCAGGCGGTTCATCCCC from the Cloacibacillus sp. genome contains:
- the kdpC gene encoding K(+)-transporting ATPase subunit C, with amino-acid sequence MTLRIVTIRSIIYFALMTVITGIIYPLAVTAIAKIAFPYQANGSIIRIEGRKYGAENLGQLYRSPAHLWGRQMNVDTGFTGADGKPAAYAWPSNLSPAGEKLEGLITERVKEIRAANPAMGDRPVPVELVTSSGGGLDPHISPAAALYQVPRIAAATGLTEERVTEIIKKHTEGRFLGIMGEPRVHVLKVNLELDGILKK
- the kdpB gene encoding potassium-transporting ATPase subunit KdpB; the encoded protein is MSVNKNMPGYSSGKIAAEALKASFIKLAPATQAKNPVMLLVYISAILTTVLAALSLCGIDDAPFGFTAGIAAVLWLTSLFANFAEAIAEGRGKAQADSLRASRRDVTAHLLSNPKDHNSFTDVASAALGKGDLFIVHAGEQIPADGEVVEGAASVDESAITGESAPVIREAGSDRSAVTGGTTVLSDWLVVRVTQEEGESFLDKMIAMVEGAARKRTPNEIALEILLIAFTIIFVLVTMSLYTFSGLLASEEGAANPLSVTAMAALLVCLAPTTIGVLLSAIGIAGMNRLNRANVLAMSGRAIEAAGDVDILLLDKMGTITLGNRQASEFIPVDGCSKRDLADAAQLSSLADETPEGRSIVVLAKQEFGIRERQLENERLSFIPFSATTRMSGVNCKEGEIRKGASDAIRAYVEKAGGHFSEECRNVIDRVAKLGGTPLVVAKNGRVLGVIYLKDIIKDGVKEKFADLRKMGIRTIMITGDNPVTATAIAAEAGVDDFLAEATPEAKLALIRDYQAKGHLVAMTGDGSNDAPALAQADVAVAMNTGTQAAKEAGNMVDLDSSPTKLIEIVRIGKQLLMTRGALTTFSIANDLAKYFAIIPALFVVLFPQLQALNIMKLHSPESAIFSAVIYNALIIVALIPLALRGVKYKEESSGQLLMRNLMIYGVGGIVIPFIAIKIIDMILIGTGILA